A window of the Callospermophilus lateralis isolate mCalLat2 chromosome 7, mCalLat2.hap1, whole genome shotgun sequence genome harbors these coding sequences:
- the Ppcs gene encoding phosphopantothenate--cysteine ligase isoform X3, with the protein MKMVPKMLYPLVKDWAPKAFIISFKLETDPSIVINRARNALEVYQHQLVVANILESIHSFVIIVTKDSETKLLLSEEDVEKGVEIEKKIVDNLQSRHTAFICDKN; encoded by the coding sequence ATGAAGATGGTGCCAAAAATGCTTTATCCTTTGGTTAAAGATTGGGCTCCCAAAGCCTTTATAATTTCCTTTAAGTTGGAGACCGACCCCTCCATCGTAATTAATCGTGCTCGGAATGCTTTGGAAGTTTATCAACATCAACTGGTGGTGGCTAATATCCTTGAGTCAATACATTCCTTTGTTATTATTGTTACCAAAGACTCAGAAACTAAGTTATTGCTATCAGAGGAAGATGTAGAAAAAGGTGTAGAGATAGAAAAGAAGATAGTGGATAATCTTCAGTCTCGACACACCGCTTTTATATGTGACAAAAACTGA